A stretch of DNA from Montipora capricornis isolate CH-2021 chromosome 1, ASM3666992v2, whole genome shotgun sequence:
CAGACAGGGCCCGTTGAAAAAGGCTCAACCGAAATTGTTGCTGTAATCAGCAACATGAGCTCACTGTTGGCAAAATCGCTAGCGACACTACATTCAACCATGACAAAGTCCTTTGACGACATCAAGGCCTCTCTTGATCAGTTAACAGTCGAAGAAATTCACGGTGGATCTCTGAACATTGAATCGGATGACGATGCGCCGGAGACAAAGCGCGCCAAAAACGATTCTGGTAAACAACAGGACTCAAGCCAGCAATCTGGCTCCTGTATAAACAAAGATAGCTGTAGAATTGACCAACAATCTGGGGCTACTGAGAAGAGAGGTCAGGATTTGTTACTTAAGGGCCCTGATGCCTTGAACGATTCACAACAACCCTCGGAGGAGATCGAGGCACTGGCAGGAATTGCCGACACTTTAAAACTCGATGAGAAGAAAGTGCCTGCTGTAAATGAGTAGGTCGCGAAAATCGTTCAAGGATTAATCAGAGAAAAGCTCTCAGAAGACGTCTTGACTGACACTCAAAACCGCTACAGTGATTGCTTCGACACCACCAAAATCAATCACCTTATCTGGGACAAACTTAAGCCAGAGACACGATCAGCCGAGATTTAACTACAGCGAATTCAAGGGAATCTCATCAAAGGTGTTATTCCTTCGGTTTCTATCATCCAGGAGCTCGTGCAAGCTCGGGATACGGTTCCAAACGATGCTCTGGACATCTCCCAATTGGTCAAAATGACTACTGATGCCATTGCACTCATTGGCGCTGCCAACTTTGAGCTTAACATGCGGCGCCGTGAACAGATTAAACCAGAGCTGAGTGAGGACTACAAAAATTTGTGTTCAAGCTCAGTGCCATGTAATGATTCCTTGTTTGGCAACGACTCCGCCCTTTCAAAACAGCTCAAAGACCTCTCTGAGGCAACTAAAGTGAGTACGTAAATTCGCCGTGAGCAAAGCACATGTTAAGAAGAGCTACAGAAATATAAAACGCAAAGGGTATGGTTACAAACACAGTCAAGAGAAACACACCCCTTCTCCCAGGCCTTTAAACTGGGAAAGGCCCAGCCTCCACTATcaaaagaacaagaaagaagggaGGAGGCAGAAATAGGGCCAGCATGCCCCTCAAGTGAGATAGGCAATGCCAATTACCTCAAGGTCTTTCAAGCAGGTAAACTGAAAAACTTCATCCCTGCATGGAAAGGAATTACATCAGACCAAGAGGTGCTTGACTGGGTCAGTAGAGCGCACACACATTGAGTTTTTGCTCAATAAACACCCTATACAAGTGGGTGGTCCCTGAGTCATTAGATTTAACCATGTGGTGTCTGAGATTATAGACTCTGAAGTCACCAGGCACCTTTGCAAAGGTGTAATAGCcaatttcagaaacgtgaggaAGCTGGGGATGAATTGCGACACGCAGCGCATACTGGGATCGTTTGGGTAGACAAATatcgccatgttggatttttcAACATGAGGCCCGTGAATTGTTGCGTGCCTCTTTGCACCAAAAACTTTAGAAATTCACCTAATCTGTCTTTTTACCGCATCCCGAAGGACAGCAAATTGCAGAAGAAATATGTAGTGTTGATGAGAAATAAGAATCTAAAGTTAAAGTCGGGTAACACTCGAATTTGTTCCGCGCATTTCGAAGGGGGTGAGAAGCTGAGCCGCAATCACCTACCAAGTATCTTTCCTTGGACCAAGGGACACAGCAAACGGAGAACTTTATCCAGGATAAGCCAGGAAGATTTAGTTAAGAGGGCAAAGATTGAAGGAAGACCTGAATTGGAAGAAATTCTCTCGACCAGAGATGATACTGATAATATTGTTCCCCATCCAGAATATTCTGTCAATCATTGTATCAATGCTTGTAGTTCGATTGAAGAGAATGTGGACCTCCTATCACACCAAGAATCTGATCATGAACAACTCAAGGCAGAAAGCAAAGAATTGAGATATGATACTACTGATAACATTGTTCCCCATCCAGAGTATTCTGTCAATCATTCTATCAATGCTTGTAGTTCGAATGAAGAGAATGTGGACCTCCTATCGCACCAAGAATCTGATCATGAACAACTCAAAGcagaaaacaaagaattgaGATATAATTTAGAGGAACTGAAGTTGAAACTTAAGCAGATGGAGGACGAGCTTGAGtctgttaaaattgaaaataagtCTCTACGACAGgacaattacaaattaaatcaCCCTGTATTTGATATAACTAAGTACAAGGAAGATAGCAATATTGCATTTTATACGGGATCCCCAAATTGGGATGCTTTTAGGTTGTGCTATAACATGATAAAGGATTCAGCTTCTGGAATTATTTATGGTCAGTATAAAAAGAAAGACAGGGAGGAGAGTATCATTGGAAGACCAAAATCTCTTTCCATATTTGAAGAGTTCACCCTAGTGATGATGAGACTCCGTCTTGGACTG
This window harbors:
- the LOC138060530 gene encoding uncharacterized protein, giving the protein MRNKNLKLKSGNTRICSAHFEGGEKLSRNHLPSIFPWTKGHSKRRTLSRISQEDLVKRAKIEGRPELEEILSTRDDTDNIVPHPEYSVNHCINACSSIEENVDLLSHQESDHEQLKAESKELRYDTTDNIVPHPEYSVNHSINACSSNEENVDLLSHQESDHEQLKAENKELRYNLEELKLKLKQMEDELESVKIENKSLRQDNYKLNHPVFDITKYKEDSNIAFYTGSPNWDAFRLCYNMIKDSASGIIYGQYKKKDREESIIGRPKSLSIFEEFTLVMMRLRLGLFEKDLGHRFGISESTVSTIFHAWMHFLRKEFEGFVSFPRRSVLEEKMPKIFKELYPKTVVIIHAVEFHTQSPSALDLNSACYSSYKGTTTMKGLVGISPLGVVSFMSELYTGSISDKELTMASGLYKLLSPGDDVMADKGFDIQDDLAKYGVTLNIPAFLKGSSQFTIQETQHNKKIASLRIHVERGIERIKNWHIFDRCLPILLAPVASEIFFVVGVLTNFQPPLIDQKIIHRKTVHYVQQIHL